The Malus sylvestris chromosome 14, drMalSylv7.2, whole genome shotgun sequence genome segment TGGTGAAACATTGGGAAAAACCGCATTTGGATGGCTGCGTAAATGAAGTATGGCAGGAGGGAAGAGATCAAAACAAACAGTGTGAGAAGCCAATAAAACGGAGCCGGTGCGCAGGCTTCAATGAACACCTTATATGCAGTGGTCGATATGTCGGGGTCAAGGGCTCCATATCCCAACTGGAATATATACCATAACACAATGCCACCCCAGATGAAGAGATGTTGTATGTAAGTGAAGTAGTTGATGGACAGCGCCATCTGACAGTTGACGACCCATACCACACATGAGTACATCGTCGCACCAAAGATTTCCAAGCCAACCACTTGCCCGCCTTTACGAAAGGCTTGACTGCCCATTGCCACAAGGCAGAAGAAGAAGACTAGGGTAGCAGTCACCACCCCATTCATTGCCCATCCAAGTATCCGGAGCCAGCTAAATAAGACATTTTGTGTACCTTCTTGGTACAATAGCGGGAactgtaagagagagagagagagagagagagagagagagagagactaaaGATCACCATAGGATCATATGCTATATTTCTGATTGCAAATAAGACTCATGAATTTCTCACCAGTTATCTTTTCAAGTAAGGAGGACCTACCTTGAGACATAACTTGGCCGAGACATCTTGGTCAAAAACTCCCAAGGCAATCACCGGAAGTGAcgtgaagaagacattgtataGTGACAGATACCAATCATTGTACGCAGTTTGGCCGGAGAATGAAGCATAGATCTGATAGAAGAAAATGGTGAAGCCAAAAGCAATGTTCTTGTAGAAGAAATAGCATATCTGTTAGACAAGAAAAGAAGTATGTCAACAACATATACTATAATTGTACATATAAATTCTAAATATAAGAAGTCTGTATTTCATATAACTAAAGTTTTTGACGTCTAATAGTTGTCTAACAAGAATGATGGAATTCAGAATAGCTTCTGAATGTATTACAGATTAATACAAAGAaaatgagatgaaaaaaaagctATTATTTGAATTCtagaaagaaaagaatttaCCATTGATGAGATTCTTCTGTAACACCAATGGCCATGTACAAGTAGCAGGCGCTCCAAAAATCGGAACTGTGCAATTGCAATGTCGCTTGACATGACTGCCTGAAATTTTTGATTGGCAGAAAGGATAAGTCAGAATTCATCATGCGGAAGAAATTTGAAATAGAAGTAACAGATGATGAGTGCAATTTGTTAAGAATTTACCTGCATTCCTTCAACACCACTGATACCAACTCCGATATCTGCTTCTTGAAGCATTCCAACATCATTTGCCCCATCACCAATGGCCAGAGTTGTGTTGCCAGTTTTATCTTTTACCAGCCTTGTAACCTGCATTATTTTAAATAGAACTATTTAGGACTTAATTCTTTACAAAACCATATATCTAAGAAAATGATTTTATACTTTTGGAACTTATTTAGTGGAGGCAAAGGGGAAAAACTTACAAGTGCTTTCTGCTTGGGAGATGAACGACAGCATATAACAGATGCGCAGCCGATGGCAAGCTCTAGAAAGAGGTCCTTGACATCGTTCTCTAAGGCATAAGTGAGGGAATTCCCATCAATGATCAAAGCCAATGCCTCAGAGTTCTCTTCTGGTGCAGCAAGCAAGGCCTTTCCCTGACTTATTTGATGGACTACGCTTTCCTTCAATGCCTGTACAATCAGCATGGTTTCATTAAACTCTCACAGCATGACATTTTATCAGCCAAGAGAGAACAGTTTCGAACCCTAGCATGTTAAAAGTCCGATTTAAGTGTCAATGCAGTAACTAAAACACGAATCTATAATCCATTTACAGCACTACAGCCTGAATCACATATTACGCCATAAGAGAGCTGAAgtggaagaaagaagaatattGCAAAAGAAATTAGGTTTACCTTGGTTACTGCCGTCTTATCCTCCACCTTCTCTAATGCTTTAGCTTCTGCAGTCTCAGAACTTATTACTATTCGTTTCATTCCTTGTCTAAGCAAACTGCACGCATATCtggaaagagaaaaacaagcaaAAAGGTATGCAGTGAGAAATATTTGTATACTGAAATCCATTTTCTGATACAAAACTGTTCACTAATCATCTACCCAATATTAATCGCTGTCTCCATTTTATCTCCAGTCAAAACCCATATTTTAATTCCCGCCTGAGCAAGCTTGTCAATGCATTCGGGAACCTGTTCAGCAcagaaaagaacaaaagaaaaaaatgatatttaGTCTTGAATGTTATACAAATCTCCAACAAAGTCATCACGAGCAGTACCAGACTACCAGTAAAAATTAAAACGCACCCCATTTTGAAGTTTGTCTTCAACTGCAGTAGCACCGAGAAGAATCAAATCCCTCTCGATCTTCTCTGAAACTTCCTCGACAATTTCCTCCTGATCTGAACTCACCAACGTTTTGGCCTCAGTGAATTCTTTGTTGAACTCATCATATTCTTCTTCGTCAAGTTCGCGATATGCAAGTACCAAAGTCCTCAAACCAGCATCAGCATACTCGTTAATGTGTTCCCTAGTCTTATCTTCAAACTCCCTTCCGTTATTTGCAAGTCTTTCAAACATGACACTGTTTGTGGAATAAGCacattatatataatgcatgaTACAACAAACACAATTTCATTTGATTATCAAGAAACTCAATTAGACTAGCAAGGAGTAAGTTAACAGACCTGTCAGCGCCTTTGCATAGCAGTAGTATCCTTCCCTCTTCATTTCTTACAATTACGGACATCCGCTTTCTTGAACTACTAAACTCCAATATGTTCAAAAGTTTATAAGTTCTGAAAAAAGGAAAATGTACAcagttaaatatttatttatgaaaattCAACAATAGCTTGAGaataacatatatcatatagCAGCTAAACTGAAATGCAAGAAGCATacctttcaatttttcttccGTAAATAGGGTCTAACTCATGCAATGAGATGCTTCCTTGACTCCTTTCATAAAATTCAAACCCAAACTCTCTTGCTGCAATCACAAAAGCGGCCTCATCTGGTGATTCAGCTTCATATGATACAATTCCGGTTTCTTCATCAACTTCAGGTATTGCAGTATGACAGATTGCAAGTAACTGCAGAAACTTCTGGATTACATCTGCGCGAGGCTCATTAACCCATTTTCCATTCATGATCCTTTCATCCATAAAATTAAAGCCTTTTATCGATGTGGCTTCACTCAATTCTTCAGCATGGATCTCTTCTTCTGTCAACTCCTCGCCTTTTCTCCTAGCTAAAGCTCTCTCAACTTCAGTAACTCCACGCCCGTAAGCAGTGCCAGCAATAGAACACTTGATAAATTCCATTGAGTTGCAAGTTAATGTTCCGGTTTTATCTGAAAGTATAGTATCAACTTGGCCAAGTTCTTCATTCAAGTTTGAAGTAAGCGCTCGGGCTGGCTTGTCAGTTTCCTCATAGTACATGTGCACATCCTGGTTTATGAAAGTGCATTGAAGAACTTTGACAATTTCTATTGACACATACAAGGAAATGGGGATCAAATAACTATACAGCATAATGGCAGTTAAAAATTGCAAAACTGCTGCAAGCGGTGCCCTTGTCGGATCATAGTAAACTGTGGTATCATCTGGTCTGAGGTACCATCTGATCAATTTCCCATCATCCAGGTCTTTACTAGTATTAACCCCGAAGACAATTGCCCCAACAAAAGACATCAGAACTAAGAGGAAAAACAAGAAGTAGATAATTTTATCCATCCGCTTCTCAACTTTGCTTCTCTTAGAAGGAGGATCTGTTGAATTCTGCATAACTTTTGTATCGTGACCTGTAAAGATTACCACCCCATATATAAAATCAGTGTTTCGCAGCTTGGAGTCACGAAGAAGAAGCTGCTGTGGCGTAAGAGGGTACGGTTGATCTTCAATCTCCATAGTGCCAACAAATGAATACAAATTTGCATTTGGGTCTTCACATCTGATTACAGCCTTGAAATTCTCAAAGCTCGAGTCTTCGTGCAGATTAGAAGTTCCTTCCAGTGCTTGTTTTAGTTTCAAATTAGTCTCCCCATCAAGGTTGGTGGTCTCAACATAGCAAAGCGCTTCATCATAGCTTGATGAAAGTAAGATAAGATCAGCAGGAAAAAACTCGTCCTTTTCGACCTTCACTATATCCCCAACTTTCAAATCCCTCCATTTGGTAAGCTCAAAAGTGCCCTCACCACGATGCACCTTAACTTTTCGGTTGTTCATTTCAATGTCCTGATCACAGTTTTACAAACTAGATTACAAAACTGTTTTACCATTACTAATAGCACTAAATATAGTCAAATCCAGGACGCCCTGTCTTTCTCAAAGACATGACACGTCGAGAAAACTTCACTTCTACtcgattttcttcaattttggtCGCAGTTATTGACATGgttgattgttttaacctatacAGTCATTACTCTGAGCTTAGTCTTTTGGTTTCTAACCTCAGATTAGTTCTAAATTTTGATACTCAGAAACTAAAATCGAAGATCTAAACGAACATTCTATACACCGAACAATCAAACCCTGTTACCAAATGAGATCAAAGTTACAAAATTTAAGTCGAAACGAGGTTGTCTCAAAGCGTGACGTTCTGTGCAGAGAATTTCTATACATCTTATACCACATGAAAAATGCACCAAACATGTTATTAACATAAAAAGTATACCTGTTTTTTCCTCCTCCAATCTTCAACAGCCTCCTTCCCCATCGTAACTCCGATCACGACGACGAGAGGGAGGACGGTGCTAACGGCGGTGTAAGGCGAAAGCGGCGTAAAAGATAGAATTGCACAAATGAGGAAGTACA includes the following:
- the LOC126599429 gene encoding putative phospholipid-transporting ATPase 9, whose product is MGGGSRRRRRHHFGRIHAFSCGKASFNGEHSRIGGPGFSRVVYCNDPECLEATLRNYEGNYVRTTKYTLATFLPKAVFEQFRRVANLYFLICAILSFTPLSPYTAVSTVLPLVVVIGVTMGKEAVEDWRRKKQDIEMNNRKVKVHRGEGTFELTKWRDLKVGDIVKVEKDEFFPADLILLSSSYDEALCYVETTNLDGETNLKLKQALEGTSNLHEDSSFENFKAVIRCEDPNANLYSFVGTMEIEDQPYPLTPQQLLLRDSKLRNTDFIYGVVIFTGHDTKVMQNSTDPPSKRSKVEKRMDKIIYFLFFLLVLMSFVGAIVFGVNTSKDLDDGKLIRWYLRPDDTTVYYDPTRAPLAAVLQFLTAIMLYSYLIPISLYVSIEIVKVLQCTFINQDVHMYYEETDKPARALTSNLNEELGQVDTILSDKTGTLTCNSMEFIKCSIAGTAYGRGVTEVERALARRKGEELTEEEIHAEELSEATSIKGFNFMDERIMNGKWVNEPRADVIQKFLQLLAICHTAIPEVDEETGIVSYEAESPDEAAFVIAAREFGFEFYERSQGSISLHELDPIYGRKIERTYKLLNILEFSSSRKRMSVIVRNEEGRILLLCKGADSVMFERLANNGREFEDKTREHINEYADAGLRTLVLAYRELDEEEYDEFNKEFTEAKTLVSSDQEEIVEEVSEKIERDLILLGATAVEDKLQNGVPECIDKLAQAGIKIWVLTGDKMETAINIGYACSLLRQGMKRIVISSETAEAKALEKVEDKTAVTKALKESVVHQISQGKALLAAPEENSEALALIIDGNSLTYALENDVKDLFLELAIGCASVICCRSSPKQKALVTRLVKDKTGNTTLAIGDGANDVGMLQEADIGVGISGVEGMQAVMSSDIAIAQFRFLERLLLVHGHWCYRRISSMICYFFYKNIAFGFTIFFYQIYASFSGQTAYNDWYLSLYNVFFTSLPVIALGVFDQDVSAKLCLKFPLLYQEGTQNVLFSWLRILGWAMNGVVTATLVFFFCLVAMGSQAFRKGGQVVGLEIFGATMYSCVVWVVNCQMALSINYFTYIQHLFIWGGIVLWYIFQLGYGALDPDISTTAYKVFIEACAPAPFYWLLTLFVLISSLLPYFIYAAIQMRFFPMFHQMIQWIRTDGQSDDPEFCQMVRQRSLRSTTVGYTARIEATSRRFGEKLEVH